Within Methanobrevibacter arboriphilus JCM 13429 = DSM 1125, the genomic segment AAATATAAAATATGTAACTATAATGAAAATGAATACTCACTATGTTACAAGGATAATAATATAAAAATACTCCTATATAAATATTACCCCTTAAAAATAAAAAACAATAGCTATCCCCCCCCCCCGCCTTAAAATTAAAAATAAAGGATTATTAAAGATAATTGAAAAAATATAAGAAAAAAAACACAAAAATTATGGGTCAACCCCTATTTTATTAATTTATCTCAGTTTTCAGAGGATAAAAATGATTGAAAATGAACAAAAAGTTCATAAATCAATTCTTAAATTATATCCTCCTCAAACCTTTCAATTTTGTTAAATATCGAATTATATGTTCAAATGCTTTAATCATAATTGTTACTGGATTGTTACTTTATTTTTTTCTTGGCATCTATAAGCATTGAACTATAAGATATTAATTTGCATAAATATGCATTAACTAGTATAATCAAATTAACATATATACTTATCTAATATTTAAATAACAATATATTTTACTATAATTAAGATTCATTCAGTATTCTTTCAGCTATAAGATAAATATAATTAGATAACAAATAGATTGACAACCTATGAATTAAATAAACTATAAATTAAATAATATAAAAAATAAATCAATATTTAATGAAAAAATAAATAATAAAAAAGTATGAATAAAAAAATAATGAATATAATTAAAAACCACTGAAAAACAACACTGAAAAATAAGATTTAAAAAATAAGAAAGAAAAATTAGTTAATGAGTAATTACCATCCTCTTTCTTGCATACGCTCATTTTCAGCTATTTCAGAGATTTCAACCCCTTTCATAGCTTCACCTAAACCTTTTGAAACATCAGCTAAAACTTCAGGTTTATCATAATTTGCTGTAGCTTCAACAATAGCTTTTGCAAATTCTTCAGGGTTTTCAGATTTGAAAATACCAGAACCAACAAAAATACCATCAGAACCCAATTGCATCATAAGAGAAGCATCAGCAGGAGTAGCTACACCACCAGCAGCAAAATTAACAACAGGCAACTTACCAATTTCTGCAACTTCTTTTACAAGTGGGAAAGGAGCTTCGATAATTCTAGCGAAATTTCTTAATTCTTCTTCGTTTTTACCTTGAATTTCACGGATTTCAGAAGTAACCATTCTCATATGGCGAACAGCTTCAACAATGTTTCCAGTACCAGGTTCACCTTTAGTTCTGATCATAGCTGCACCTTCATCAATTCTACGTAAAGCTTCCCCTAAGTTTCTTGCTCCACATACAAATGGAATAGTGAATTCTTTCTTATTAATATGATATTCTTCATCAGCAGGTGTAAGTACTTCACTTTCATCAATCATATCTACACCTAAAGTTTCTAAAATCTGAGCTTCAGCTATATGACCAATTCGTGCTTTAGCCATAACAGGTATTGAAACTGCCTCAACAATTTCCTTAACTTTATTTGGATCAGCCATTCTAGCTACTCCACCACTAGCACGAATATCTGCAGGTACCTTTTCTAAAGCCATTACTGCAACTGCACCAGCATCTTCAGCAATACCTGCTTCTGTAGCATTAACAACATCCATAATGACTCCACCTTTAGTCATTTTTGCGAATCCTTCTTTTAAAACATCAGTTCCTTTTTTCATAAATATTCTCCTTAAATTACCAATATCGTATCATCATAATAAAAATATTATTATTAAAAACATTATTAAAAATATTGTTATTAATATTATTGTTAATATTATTGTTAATATTGTTATTAATATTATTATTAATTTTATTATTATTAACTTTCATAAAAGTCATAAAATAATTAAAAATATTAAAAATATTAAATATCTTTAATCAATATAGAGTTTTTTCCTTATTAATAATAAAACTTTCTAAAAAAGAGATAAAAAATAATAGTTAGAAAAAGGTTTAATAATGATAAGAAATAAACTTTTAGAATAAAATAAAAGTTAAAATTAATTACTAAATAATCAATAAATATTAAATAAGCAATAAATATTAAATAATCATTTAATTATATAATTATTACAAATTTTCATGATAATAATCAATAGTGTGATAAAATGGCAACAGGAACACTTATATTCTCACATATAATTCCCGCAGTTTTAGGATTTTTCGGAGTATTACTTTTAATATCCGGAATAATGGATAATGAGAAAAAAATAACAATTATAGGAGCTTTATTATTTATAGTAGCAGCTATAAGTCCATTTATAGTACTAAACTTTGTTATTTAATAAAATATAAAAATATTGCAAATAATACCAATATTATTTTAATACCAATATTAATTTTATAAATATATTAGTTCTATGAATATATTGGTTCTATGAATATACAATAAATGAATGTAAAAATAAATTTAAAGTAAATATAAAATAAATATAAAATTAAATAATTCTTATTTCTCCATTATGTAATGCAGACCCAACTAATGCTTTATTAATACCAAACTTTTCTATATTAGGAATCTCTTCCTTGTTTATACCACCACCAAGAATTAATTTATCTTTAAACTCAGAAAAGCTATTTAATAATTCAGTATTAAAACCCTTTTTTGTTCCAACATTAGATATATCCAACAATATAATTTCATTAGGATCAATTTCAATCAAATCTTTTTTAAAATCATTTAAACTAACTTCAAAATTTTTAGAAAGTAACTCTCCATTTTTAATATCTACACTAACAACAACCCTCTCTTTTGGATACTTATCAAAAACTTTATACAACTCTTCAATAGATTCAAGAGTTTCACTAGCAACAATTAACTTATTTGCAAATTCTAAGAAAAAATCAAATGATTCTAGATTCCTTATTCCACTATCCAACATAACAGGAAGAACTGTATTTATCATTTTAATTTTATTAAGATTATGCCCTTTTTTTTCAATTAAATCCAAATCCGCAATATAAACCTGTTTTGCACCATTAATTTTA encodes:
- the pdxS gene encoding pyridoxal 5'-phosphate synthase lyase subunit PdxS produces the protein MKKGTDVLKEGFAKMTKGGVIMDVVNATEAGIAEDAGAVAVMALEKVPADIRASGGVARMADPNKVKEIVEAVSIPVMAKARIGHIAEAQILETLGVDMIDESEVLTPADEEYHINKKEFTIPFVCGARNLGEALRRIDEGAAMIRTKGEPGTGNIVEAVRHMRMVTSEIREIQGKNEEELRNFARIIEAPFPLVKEVAEIGKLPVVNFAAGGVATPADASLMMQLGSDGIFVGSGIFKSENPEEFAKAIVEATANYDKPEVLADVSKGLGEAMKGVEISEIAENERMQERGW
- a CDS encoding HisA/HisF family protein encodes the protein MLEVIPVLDLMNSMAVSGKSGNRDTYTPLNSIFASDSDPISIANNLKINGAKQVYIADLDLIEKKGHNLNKIKMINTVLPVMLDSGIRNLESFDFFLEFANKLIVASETLESIEELYKVFDKYPKERVVVSVDIKNGELLSKNFEVSLNDFKKDLIEIDPNEIILLDISNVGTKKGFNTELLNSFSEFKDKLILGGGINKEEIPNIEKFGINKALVGSALHNGEIRII